Proteins encoded together in one Nostoc sp. PCC 7524 window:
- the cobO gene encoding cob(I)yrinic acid a,c-diamide adenosyltransferase, with amino-acid sequence MKSDTPEALESDKEIERLIDEIMSANLTNEQYREKMQRRKAAQDRRIAEALPEKGLIIVNTGNGKGKTTAALGMVLRSLGHGYRVAIVQYIKGSWEPSEKRVFSLWKDQIEFHAMGEGFTWETQDRDRDLEKASAAWEKSLEYIRNPDFQLVLLDEINIALKMGYLQVDDVLAGLAEKPDNKHVILTGRGAPAALIDRADLVTEMTLVKHPFRDQNIKAQPGIEF; translated from the coding sequence ATGAAAAGCGATACACCAGAAGCATTAGAATCAGATAAGGAAATTGAGCGTTTAATTGATGAAATAATGTCAGCTAATCTGACTAATGAACAATACAGGGAAAAAATGCAGCGCCGAAAAGCAGCACAGGATCGGCGCATAGCAGAGGCTTTACCAGAAAAAGGGTTAATTATTGTTAATACTGGTAACGGTAAAGGCAAAACCACAGCCGCACTAGGGATGGTGTTACGATCGCTTGGTCACGGTTACAGAGTAGCGATTGTACAATACATCAAAGGCTCGTGGGAACCCTCAGAAAAAAGAGTATTCAGCCTTTGGAAAGACCAAATAGAATTTCACGCGATGGGGGAAGGCTTCACCTGGGAAACCCAAGACCGCGATCGCGACCTCGAAAAAGCCAGCGCCGCCTGGGAAAAATCACTAGAATACATCCGCAACCCAGATTTTCAGCTAGTGCTGCTAGATGAAATCAATATTGCGCTCAAAATGGGATATTTACAAGTCGATGACGTACTAGCCGGTCTAGCAGAAAAACCAGACAATAAACACGTCATCCTCACCGGTAGAGGCGCACCAGCAGCTCTCATTGATCGTGCTGACTTAGTTACAGAAATGACTCTAGTGAAGCATCCCTTCCGCGATCAAAACATCAAAGCACAACCGGGGATTGAATTTTAA
- a CDS encoding dynamin family protein, which yields MDTSLIGNQVINFLSTITGQKLSQRDVKPPVIFVANLIAVLLGVMFADGIVTEKEKQRLLAILYRFSTPESDIRQLTHLLIKGIRKYHLYRRFNDLLTIINPLSESERLFLIGFGYEMSTSDGKIDLREQRYLEITSHYLKIKPQHLAVLESAFRIKENFEMDVIDEVDELLNPAVLKEINTGIIQASYENLNSPHNHSTTIHEIAVVNEVDELLNPAVLKEINTGVIQPSYENFNSPHNHSTTIKPRLSIYYGGLKQFQEFSKQLGTYCDQIFQIVQTCHERGLISKELIDEVSVVSTKIQSHQFRLAVVGEFSQGKSTLLNALLGEEIQPMREVPCSGTVAVLKFGTQKRVVCRYKDGREEEIPFEEYRQKASISEDAAIGSLNEKLTQSAIEEIIVEHPNLTLCNSGVEIIDSPGLNENPELTAITQKLLQDIDAAIFITNASRSLTQGERELLDQLRIKLNSGKNQEPANNLFIVGNFMDLVRTEKGREQVKKRIQNFVEGEQPIIAGKNRVHFISAQAALNAVLHGYQDEYQISFESFIKSLERFLMLERGSLKLQNLSEQLNTLILKIISDLARFKDSLESKIEIAENEKHKILEQIGEFSGRDVKICLLTIQLIEQALEKANVSWNEWYVDLDERMALRSEHWHSEHKLLWNQDKLIRDYIQCFVRDLSDEIDQWVNNQLKDVILQENLQDLNINIKYELDAIQSEFNLLDMKSNTTFSEELKLSINDITDQLIELDNIDFSAALQEELLVFTGIGFIPVALANVTAVIGSSFGSRMLDSDRFHHQLKMSVLEIGLQKFDESVDKIYEKLQENIERFFDTKVESVSRVIEGAISVYEKLLEQQEKSHQEMLEQHYATKFWILHKCKELEQINDSISTNISRWYSEVINKVIIKREYD from the coding sequence ATGGATACATCATTAATTGGGAATCAGGTAATTAATTTTTTGTCTACTATTACGGGACAAAAATTGAGTCAACGTGATGTTAAACCACCAGTGATATTCGTAGCTAATTTGATAGCAGTGTTGCTAGGAGTGATGTTTGCTGATGGCATCGTTACTGAAAAGGAAAAACAAAGATTACTGGCAATATTGTATCGTTTTAGTACACCAGAAAGCGATATACGCCAATTGACACATTTATTGATTAAAGGAATTCGGAAATATCACCTTTATCGGCGATTTAATGATTTATTAACTATAATTAATCCCCTTTCAGAATCAGAACGACTGTTTTTAATTGGATTTGGCTATGAAATGTCTACAAGTGATGGCAAAATTGACTTGCGTGAACAAAGATATTTGGAAATTACATCTCATTATTTAAAGATTAAACCGCAACATTTGGCAGTATTAGAATCTGCATTTAGAATAAAAGAAAACTTTGAGATGGACGTTATAGATGAGGTAGATGAATTACTAAATCCAGCAGTTTTAAAAGAAATAAATACTGGTATTATTCAGGCATCATATGAGAATTTAAACTCTCCTCATAATCACTCTACAACTATTCATGAAATAGCAGTTGTAAATGAGGTAGATGAATTACTAAATCCAGCAGTTCTTAAAGAAATAAATACTGGTGTTATTCAGCCATCGTATGAGAATTTCAATTCTCCGCATAATCACTCTACAACTATTAAACCACGCCTTTCTATATACTATGGAGGTTTAAAACAATTTCAAGAATTTAGCAAACAGTTAGGTACATATTGCGATCAGATTTTTCAGATAGTTCAGACTTGTCATGAACGTGGCTTGATATCAAAGGAGTTAATTGATGAAGTTAGTGTAGTATCAACAAAAATCCAATCACATCAATTTCGATTAGCGGTCGTTGGCGAGTTTAGCCAAGGAAAATCGACTTTACTCAATGCTTTGCTGGGTGAAGAAATTCAACCAATGCGAGAGGTTCCCTGTAGTGGTACAGTTGCAGTCTTAAAGTTTGGAACTCAAAAACGAGTAGTCTGTCGTTATAAAGATGGAAGGGAAGAAGAAATACCATTTGAAGAGTATAGGCAAAAAGCAAGTATTTCTGAAGATGCTGCTATTGGTTCTTTAAATGAGAAACTAACACAATCTGCAATTGAGGAAATTATTGTTGAACACCCTAATTTAACATTGTGTAACAGTGGTGTAGAAATAATTGACTCTCCAGGATTGAACGAAAATCCTGAGCTTACAGCTATTACTCAAAAGTTACTTCAAGATATTGATGCTGCTATATTTATTACTAATGCTTCGCGATCGCTAACACAAGGTGAGCGTGAATTATTAGATCAATTAAGAATAAAGCTCAATAGTGGTAAAAATCAAGAACCTGCAAATAACTTATTTATTGTAGGTAACTTTATGGATTTAGTACGTACAGAAAAAGGTCGTGAGCAGGTAAAAAAAAGGATTCAAAACTTTGTTGAAGGTGAGCAACCAATAATTGCAGGAAAAAATCGTGTTCACTTTATTTCAGCCCAAGCTGCACTTAATGCAGTTTTGCATGGATACCAAGATGAATATCAAATATCTTTTGAGAGTTTTATTAAATCACTAGAAAGATTTTTAATGCTTGAACGTGGAAGCTTAAAACTTCAGAATTTATCTGAGCAGCTTAATACATTAATTCTAAAAATCATTAGTGATTTGGCACGATTTAAAGATAGTTTGGAATCAAAAATTGAGATTGCTGAAAATGAAAAGCATAAAATATTAGAGCAAATTGGAGAGTTTAGTGGACGTGATGTTAAAATATGTTTATTAACTATTCAACTTATAGAACAAGCTCTAGAAAAAGCTAATGTTTCTTGGAATGAGTGGTATGTAGATTTAGATGAACGCATGGCGTTAAGAAGTGAGCATTGGCATTCTGAGCATAAGCTACTGTGGAATCAAGACAAGTTAATTCGTGACTATATTCAGTGCTTTGTTCGAGACTTATCAGATGAAATTGATCAGTGGGTTAATAATCAACTGAAAGATGTAATATTACAAGAAAATTTACAAGATTTAAATATAAATATTAAGTATGAGTTAGATGCTATTCAATCAGAGTTTAATTTATTAGATATGAAAAGTAATACAACATTCAGCGAAGAGCTAAAACTTTCTATTAATGATATTACTGATCAATTGATTGAATTGGATAATATCGATTTTAGTGCGGCTTTACAGGAAGAACTACTGGTGTTTACAGGAATTGGTTTTATACCAGTTGCCTTAGCTAATGTTACTGCTGTTATTGGTAGTTCTTTTGGTTCTAGAATGTTGGATAGCGATAGATTTCATCATCAGCTTAAAATGTCAGTTTTAGAAATAGGATTACAAAAATTTGATGAATCTGTAGATAAAATTTACGAAAAACTACAGGAAAACATTGAAAGGTTTTTTGATACTAAAGTCGAATCAGTAAGCCGAGTTATTGAAGGAGCTATATCTGTGTATGAAAAACTTCTAGAACAGCAGGAAAAATCACATCAAGAAATGCTAGAACAACATTATGCAACTAAATTTTGGATTCTGCATAAATGCAAAGAACTTGAGCAAATAAATGACAGCATTAGTACAAATATTTCACGCTGGTATTCTGAAGTGATTAATAAAGTAATTATTAAGAGAGAGTATGATTAA
- a CDS encoding homospermidine biosynthesis protein — MAKHLGKKITPVPMSTDISVVDLIDNYFTAYNSARLREVCQLMSRDVLKDGVTVGVSLSGAMTPAGFGVSALAPLIRHGFIDWMISTGANLYHDMHYGLGFELFAGNPFLDDVKLREEGTIRIYDIIFGYDVLLETDAFIRKILQAEPFQKRMGTAEFHYLLGKYVREVEKQLGVQNSCLLATAYECGVPIYTSSPGDSSIGMNVAALALEGSKLVLDPAIDVNETAAIAYNAREGEGRSAAVILGGGSPKNFLLQTQPQIHEVLGLEERGHDFFVQFTDARPDTGGLSGATPSEAVSWGKIDPDELPSTIVCYTDSTIALPLVTAYVLNQCEPRPLKRLYDQMPALYDKLRTDYLAAKDQPVEKVATDTEVATYPCGTPIRK; from the coding sequence ATGGCAAAACATTTGGGTAAGAAAATTACACCTGTACCGATGTCAACTGATATCAGTGTGGTGGATTTGATTGACAATTACTTCACCGCCTACAACTCGGCGCGGTTGCGGGAAGTGTGTCAACTCATGAGTCGTGATGTCCTCAAAGATGGTGTCACTGTGGGAGTTAGCCTTTCCGGTGCCATGACACCAGCCGGGTTTGGCGTATCTGCACTTGCGCCTTTAATTCGCCACGGCTTTATTGACTGGATGATTAGCACTGGTGCAAATCTTTACCATGATATGCACTATGGCTTGGGTTTTGAGTTGTTCGCAGGAAACCCATTCTTAGATGATGTGAAGCTGCGTGAGGAAGGCACAATCAGAATTTATGACATCATCTTTGGTTATGATGTGTTGCTAGAAACCGACGCATTTATCCGCAAGATTTTGCAAGCAGAACCATTTCAAAAACGGATGGGTACGGCTGAGTTTCACTATTTACTGGGTAAGTATGTGCGGGAAGTTGAGAAGCAATTGGGAGTCCAAAATTCCTGTTTGCTAGCTACCGCCTATGAATGCGGCGTACCCATCTATACATCTTCTCCTGGTGACAGTTCCATTGGAATGAACGTAGCGGCGTTAGCGTTGGAAGGTTCAAAATTAGTATTAGATCCAGCAATTGACGTGAATGAAACAGCTGCGATCGCCTACAATGCTAGAGAAGGAGAAGGTAGAAGCGCAGCTGTAATTTTGGGTGGTGGTAGTCCCAAAAACTTCTTGCTACAAACCCAACCGCAGATTCACGAGGTTTTGGGATTAGAAGAAAGGGGACATGATTTCTTTGTCCAGTTTACCGATGCGCGTCCGGATACCGGTGGTTTATCCGGGGCGACTCCTTCGGAGGCGGTAAGCTGGGGTAAGATTGACCCAGATGAATTACCCAGCACCATCGTTTGTTATACCGATAGTACAATCGCCTTACCTTTGGTAACAGCTTATGTTCTCAACCAGTGCGAACCTCGCCCCCTAAAGCGATTGTATGACCAGATGCCAGCACTGTACGATAAACTCCGCACAGATTATTTAGCCGCTAAAGATCAGCCTGTAGAGAAAGTTGCCACTGATACAGAGGTAGCTACTTATCCCTGTGGGACACCAATTCGGAAATAG
- a CDS encoding lipocalin-like domain-containing protein: protein MDKKMFIGTWKLVSWETQTADGQIIYPFGNHPIGYITYTEDGYMSANIMRSNRLNLGVAFEELLRARQLLLKPWLLLTAGKYVKAIFRYFQASANYVSYGGRYEIQSEKVIHYVDISLIPDWTGTYLERTFKFVDNKLVLITPPMSGNAQYLTWERV, encoded by the coding sequence ATGGACAAAAAAATGTTTATTGGAACGTGGAAATTAGTGTCTTGGGAAACACAAACTGCGGATGGACAGATAATTTACCCGTTTGGAAATCATCCTATTGGTTATATTACATACACCGAAGATGGATATATGAGTGCAAATATTATGAGGTCTAATCGCTTGAATCTTGGGGTTGCTTTTGAGGAATTATTACGAGCCAGACAACTATTATTAAAACCGTGGTTATTACTAACTGCTGGGAAGTATGTTAAAGCTATTTTTAGGTATTTTCAAGCATCTGCTAACTATGTTTCCTATGGCGGTAGATATGAAATTCAATCCGAAAAAGTAATTCATTATGTTGATATTAGCTTAATTCCTGATTGGACAGGTACTTATCTGGAACGTACCTTCAAATTCGTAGACAATAAGCTAGTATTAATTACTCCACCTATGAGTGGAAATGCTCAATATTTGACTTGGGAACGTGTCTAA
- a CDS encoding carotenoid oxygenase family protein: MTTTAVNPYLDGNFAPVREETTTDTLKVIGELPTDLSGMFVRNGPNPQYAPIGHYHWFDGDGMLHGVRISNGKATYRNRYTRTQKWQMEHQAGKAIWTGLMEAPKPDLPSGNTANTALIWHAGQLLALWEGGAPHAIKVPELETLGEFTYNNKLTSAFTAHPKVDPVTGEMMFFGYSFASPFLSYGVVSAQGELLRTVPIDLPMAVMMHDFAITENYTIFMDLPLTFSPERMQRGEPMLMFERDRPSRFGILPRHGDNNNIRWFESPSCYVFHTLNAYEDQDEVVLIACRMSSTTVLAIDNSQTDPQADIPLLHRWRFNLTTGKVTEEVLDDVAAEFPRVNENLLGRFTSYGYAGKMAKGSLPLFEGVIKYDFDSGKSQIHTFGKGRYGGESVFVPRPGATVEDDGWLVTYVHDTAEDSSELVVVNAQDVSSEPIARVLIPQRVPYGFHGAWVTEAQLNSEAE, from the coding sequence ATGACAACAACAGCAGTCAATCCCTATTTGGATGGTAACTTTGCCCCTGTACGGGAAGAAACTACTACTGATACCTTAAAAGTAATTGGTGAACTACCAACAGACTTATCAGGGATGTTTGTCCGTAATGGCCCGAATCCTCAGTATGCACCGATTGGTCATTATCACTGGTTTGATGGTGATGGAATGTTACACGGTGTCAGAATTAGTAACGGTAAAGCTACTTACCGTAATCGCTATACCCGCACCCAAAAATGGCAAATGGAGCATCAAGCTGGTAAAGCTATCTGGACTGGGCTAATGGAAGCACCAAAACCAGACCTACCCAGTGGAAATACTGCTAATACTGCCCTCATTTGGCACGCCGGACAACTATTAGCACTGTGGGAAGGCGGCGCACCTCACGCGATTAAAGTTCCAGAGTTAGAAACTCTTGGGGAATTTACCTATAACAACAAACTGACTTCTGCTTTTACAGCCCATCCGAAAGTAGATCCGGTGACAGGTGAGATGATGTTTTTTGGGTACTCATTTGCATCCCCGTTTTTAAGCTACGGTGTTGTGTCAGCCCAAGGCGAATTACTACGGACAGTACCAATCGATTTACCAATGGCTGTGATGATGCACGACTTTGCCATCACCGAAAACTATACAATTTTCATGGATTTACCGTTGACTTTCAGTCCAGAACGGATGCAACGGGGAGAACCTATGCTGATGTTTGAGCGCGATCGCCCCAGCCGTTTCGGTATTTTACCGCGTCATGGCGACAACAATAATATTCGCTGGTTTGAAAGTCCCTCTTGCTATGTCTTCCACACCCTCAACGCCTATGAAGACCAAGACGAAGTAGTGTTAATTGCTTGTCGCATGAGTTCCACCACTGTCTTAGCTATTGACAATTCACAAACAGATCCACAAGCAGATATCCCGCTTTTACATCGCTGGCGATTTAACCTCACAACTGGGAAAGTAACTGAAGAAGTGCTGGATGATGTCGCCGCAGAATTTCCCCGTGTCAATGAAAACCTCTTAGGACGATTCACAAGCTACGGTTACGCGGGCAAAATGGCGAAAGGTTCTTTACCTTTATTTGAAGGTGTAATTAAATATGACTTCGATAGTGGTAAATCCCAAATCCACACATTTGGTAAAGGACGTTATGGTGGTGAGAGTGTATTTGTACCCCGTCCTGGTGCAACTGTTGAAGATGATGGTTGGTTAGTTACTTACGTTCATGATACTGCTGAAGATAGTTCAGAATTAGTAGTAGTAAACGCCCAAGATGTGAGCAGTGAACCTATAGCTAGGGTGTTAATTCCCCAACGAGTGCCTTATGGTTTTCATGGTGCTTGGGTGACTGAAGCACAATTGAATTCTGAGGCTGAGTGA
- a CDS encoding S-layer homology domain-containing protein: protein MRPWLSTLSLVLLLQSFPVIVQAQTTETTAGATSAAIQQVVAARLMTNSPDGNFHPERLMSRAELATILVKAFHLDKREAAKQEKSISVPDVPPSHWAYRDIQIVLKTDVMRGYRGNLFFPNQRVTRAEGLAIFAQAYGVFQFGDDTVNEILASYPDATSIPNWARRAIATVVTEGFINTDNQQNISPLRPMTRGDMAHVLSKYLQRQQKQPEMPIVPGATNPPDSL, encoded by the coding sequence ATGCGCCCTTGGCTCAGTACATTGTCTTTAGTGCTACTACTCCAAAGCTTCCCGGTAATTGTGCAAGCGCAAACCACCGAAACTACTGCGGGAGCAACATCAGCAGCAATTCAACAGGTAGTTGCTGCGAGATTAATGACTAATTCACCGGATGGTAATTTTCATCCAGAACGGTTGATGAGTCGTGCAGAATTAGCCACGATTTTAGTCAAAGCCTTTCATTTAGATAAACGAGAAGCAGCTAAACAAGAAAAATCTATATCTGTACCGGATGTTCCCCCTTCTCACTGGGCATATCGAGATATTCAGATAGTTCTAAAAACAGATGTGATGAGAGGTTATCGAGGGAATTTGTTTTTCCCTAATCAAAGAGTGACAAGGGCAGAAGGTTTGGCTATTTTCGCTCAAGCTTATGGAGTGTTTCAGTTTGGTGATGATACTGTGAATGAAATTCTGGCATCATACCCAGATGCGACATCTATACCCAATTGGGCAAGAAGAGCGATCGCTACAGTAGTGACAGAAGGCTTCATCAACACAGATAATCAACAAAATATATCCCCCTTAAGACCGATGACTCGTGGGGATATGGCTCATGTTTTGAGTAAATATTTGCAAAGACAGCAAAAGCAACCGGAAATGCCGATAGTTCCCGGTGCTACTAACCCTCCAGATTCTCTTTAA
- a CDS encoding M15 family metallopeptidase — translation MIVLSILMVVLLVGSNTINDTLLDANTQALHDCLITGTADCQTLSITPQLPTPIPEINGTEIERFLSAIATNLTNIPQPGTYEYILLRAYGAAFVNHNLAVQLPVKVLFNNEEETQAFQENLTMVKVNGTNDCYLQAAAAAALNQARSQQNIPLKSGYGSGDCTRSFATNLRFWNQYANQNTLDKVRAGKETAILSVVAPPGTSQHLWGLAIDLRVSQPKQRQALYENGWFQTVVNDIPHWTYLGLTEDDLLALGLKKQVEKGISYWVTPI, via the coding sequence ATGATTGTTCTTTCTATTTTGATGGTTGTTCTGCTGGTTGGGAGTAATACTATCAATGATACCTTGTTAGATGCTAATACTCAGGCATTACATGATTGTTTAATTACAGGTACGGCAGACTGTCAGACACTTTCGATAACGCCACAGTTACCTACACCTATCCCGGAAATAAATGGAACTGAGATAGAAAGATTTTTGTCTGCGATCGCCACTAATTTAACAAACATTCCCCAGCCCGGAACTTATGAATATATTTTGCTGCGTGCTTATGGTGCTGCTTTTGTAAATCACAATTTAGCAGTGCAATTGCCTGTAAAAGTTTTGTTTAATAATGAGGAGGAGACGCAAGCCTTTCAAGAAAATTTGACAATGGTAAAAGTCAATGGTACTAATGACTGTTACTTACAAGCAGCAGCAGCAGCAGCTTTAAATCAAGCGCGATCGCAACAAAATATTCCTTTAAAATCGGGCTATGGTTCTGGTGATTGTACTCGCAGTTTTGCGACTAACTTAAGATTTTGGAATCAATATGCTAACCAGAATACTTTAGATAAAGTTCGAGCAGGAAAAGAAACAGCAATTCTGAGTGTAGTTGCACCACCAGGAACCTCACAACATCTTTGGGGATTAGCAATTGATTTACGGGTATCTCAGCCAAAACAAAGACAAGCACTCTATGAAAATGGTTGGTTTCAAACCGTGGTTAATGATATACCTCACTGGACTTATCTCGGTTTAACCGAAGATGATTTACTTGCATTGGGGTTAAAAAAGCAAGTTGAGAAAGGTATTAGCTATTGGGTGACACCGATTTAA
- the fabG gene encoding 3-oxoacyl-ACP reductase FabG — translation MKGKQVLLTGGTGGLGLGVTPAVLAQGADLTITYRNPKEVERLKEILPPADFARVNFIPANLEEESSVDNLISRMGRVDVLIHLVGGFSMGKTHEYSFYSWKREFELNLNTTFLTCKYSLQKMLEHGYGRIITIGSRAALEPAGQLAAYSAAKAGVVALTKAIADETKGTNITANVILPSVIDTPANRQAMGTENADKWVKPEAIAQLICFLASDAAKDIRGAAIPIYGSV, via the coding sequence ATGAAAGGGAAGCAAGTTTTACTCACAGGCGGTACTGGTGGGCTCGGTTTAGGTGTCACACCAGCAGTTCTCGCCCAAGGTGCAGATTTAACCATCACTTACCGCAATCCTAAAGAAGTCGAACGCCTCAAGGAAATCCTTCCCCCCGCAGACTTCGCCAGGGTGAATTTTATCCCCGCTAACCTGGAAGAAGAATCTTCGGTAGACAATCTCATTAGCCGTATGGGAAGGGTAGATGTGTTAATTCATCTCGTGGGAGGATTTTCAATGGGTAAAACCCATGAATACAGCTTTTACAGTTGGAAACGCGAGTTTGAATTAAACCTGAATACCACTTTTTTAACTTGCAAGTATAGCCTACAAAAGATGCTAGAACATGGCTATGGGCGCATTATCACCATTGGTTCTAGGGCAGCTTTAGAACCGGCGGGACAGCTAGCAGCCTACTCGGCGGCGAAAGCTGGTGTGGTAGCCTTAACAAAAGCGATCGCAGATGAAACCAAAGGCACAAATATCACCGCTAATGTTATCTTACCCTCGGTGATTGATACCCCCGCCAACCGTCAAGCTATGGGTACAGAAAACGCCGATAAGTGGGTAAAACCTGAAGCCATAGCCCAGTTAATCTGCTTTTTAGCCTCAGATGCAGCTAAAGATATTCGCGGCGCGGCGATTCCCATTTATGGAAGTGTTTAG
- the dxs gene encoding 1-deoxy-D-xylulose-5-phosphate synthase — protein sequence MHLSEITHPNQLHGLSIRQLQQIARQIRDKHLQTVAATGGHLGPGLGVVELTLGLYQTLDLDRDKVIWDVGHQAYPHKLITGRYSDFHTLRQKDGVAGYLKRCENQFDHFGAGHASTSISAALGMALARDMNGEKFKVAAVIGDGALTGGMALEAINHAGHLPKTNLLVVLNDNEMSISPNVGAIPRYLNKMRLSPPVQFIKDNFEEQFKHIPFVGESLSPELGRIKEGMKRLAVPKVGAVFEELGFTYMGPVDGHNLEELITTFQQAHQIAGPVLVHVVTVKGKGYEIAEKDQVGYHAQNPFNLTTGKAIPSSKPKPPAYAKVFSHTLVKLAEQNPKIIGITAAMATGTGLDKLQAKLPNQYIDVGIAEQHAVTLAAGLACEGMRPVAAIYSTFLQRAYDQIIHDVCIQNLPVFFCLDRAGIVGADGPTHQGMYDIAYLRCIPNMVLMAPKDEAELQRMIVTGINHTSSPIAMRFPRGNGYGVPLMEEGWEPLEIGKGEILRNGDDVLIVGYGTMVYPSLQAAEILSEHGIEATVINARFVKPLDTELIVPLAKKIGRVVTLEEGCVMGGFGSAVAEALLDADVVVPVKRIGIPDVLVEHATPDESKAELGLTSRQIAERVLAAFFEQKISAVV from the coding sequence ATGCATCTGAGTGAAATCACCCATCCTAATCAGTTACACGGTTTATCTATCCGGCAACTGCAACAGATTGCCCGCCAAATTCGAGACAAACACTTGCAAACTGTAGCTGCAACTGGTGGACATCTGGGGCCTGGCTTGGGTGTTGTAGAGTTAACTCTAGGGCTTTACCAGACTTTAGACTTAGATCGGGATAAAGTAATTTGGGATGTAGGACACCAAGCTTATCCCCACAAACTCATCACAGGACGCTACAGCGATTTCCACACTCTCAGACAAAAAGATGGAGTTGCTGGTTATCTCAAGCGGTGTGAGAACCAATTCGATCACTTTGGTGCAGGTCACGCTTCCACCAGTATCTCCGCAGCCCTTGGCATGGCTTTAGCACGAGATATGAATGGGGAAAAATTTAAAGTTGCGGCAGTAATTGGTGATGGTGCTTTAACTGGTGGTATGGCCTTAGAAGCTATCAACCACGCTGGACACTTACCCAAAACTAACCTGCTGGTGGTTCTCAACGATAATGAGATGTCCATCTCTCCCAATGTGGGTGCGATTCCTCGCTACCTGAACAAAATGCGCCTCAGTCCCCCGGTGCAGTTTATTAAAGATAATTTTGAGGAACAATTCAAACATATTCCCTTCGTTGGTGAATCTTTATCACCTGAACTAGGACGCATCAAGGAAGGGATGAAGCGTTTGGCTGTTCCCAAGGTAGGGGCAGTGTTTGAAGAACTGGGCTTTACTTACATGGGACCAGTAGATGGACATAATTTGGAAGAATTAATCACCACCTTCCAACAAGCGCATCAAATTGCTGGGCCAGTTTTAGTTCATGTAGTTACAGTCAAGGGCAAGGGTTATGAAATCGCTGAAAAAGACCAAGTAGGCTATCACGCCCAAAACCCATTCAACTTGACAACAGGAAAAGCAATTCCTTCCAGTAAGCCCAAACCCCCCGCTTATGCGAAAGTCTTTTCCCATACTCTCGTCAAACTCGCCGAACAAAACCCCAAAATCATTGGGATTACGGCGGCGATGGCGACAGGAACAGGCTTAGACAAACTGCAAGCTAAGTTACCCAATCAATACATTGATGTCGGCATTGCAGAACAACACGCCGTTACCCTAGCTGCGGGTTTAGCTTGTGAAGGTATGCGTCCTGTAGCGGCGATTTACTCGACCTTCCTACAACGGGCATACGACCAGATTATTCACGATGTCTGTATTCAAAATCTACCCGTCTTCTTCTGCTTAGATAGGGCAGGAATTGTCGGTGCGGATGGCCCTACCCACCAAGGGATGTATGACATTGCTTATCTGCGTTGTATTCCTAATATGGTATTGATGGCACCGAAAGACGAGGCCGAACTACAACGCATGATCGTCACTGGTATTAACCATACCAGTAGCCCGATCGCTATGCGTTTCCCCCGTGGTAACGGCTACGGTGTACCTCTGATGGAAGAAGGTTGGGAACCTTTGGAAATCGGCAAAGGTGAAATTCTCCGCAATGGCGATGATGTGTTAATCGTCGGCTACGGCACTATGGTATACCCCAGTCTGCAAGCGGCGGAAATTCTCAGTGAACACGGTATTGAAGCAACTGTGATTAATGCCCGGTTTGTTAAACCTTTGGATACAGAGTTGATTGTGCCTTTGGCTAAGAAGATTGGGCGCGTAGTCACTCTGGAAGAAGGTTGTGTGATGGGTGGCTTTGGTTCAGCTGTGGCAGAAGCCTTGTTAGATGCCGATGTTGTAGTTCCTGTGAAGCGCATTGGTATTCCTGATGTGCTGGTGGAACACGCTACACCAGATGAATCAAAAGCAGAATTAGGGTTAACTAGCCGTCAAATAGCAGAAAGAGTTTTAGCAGCTTTCTTTGAGCAAAAAATATCTGCTGTTGTGTAG